The DNA sequence AAGGCGTCTGAACAGGAGGCGCTCGCGCGCCCGGAGTCCATTCCCTTCGGCTCCTACACCCTGGTGCGGCGCATCGGGTACGGGGGAATGGGAGAGGTGTTCCTGGCGCGCGAGGAGGGGCCGGGCCGCGCCTGCGTGGTGAAGAAGGTGCTGCGCGGCCTGGCGGGCAACCCGCAGTTCCTCGCCCGCTTCCGGGACGAGGCGCGCGTGGTGGTGCGCCTGTCCCATCCCAACATCGCCCGCGTGTGGGCCATGGGCGAGGTGGCCGGAGAGCTCTACCTCGCCATGGAGTACGTGCAGGGCAAGACGCTCAACCGGCTCGCCTGGCGGCTGCGCAAGCAGGGCCGGGTGCTGCCCCTGGGCCTGGTGCTGCTCATCGGCGAGCGGATGTGCCAGGGCCTGGCCCACGCGCACGACGTGACGGACGAGCACGGGCAGCCGTTGCACCTGGTGCACCGCGACCTGTCGCCCGCCAACGTGTGCATCTCCTACGCGGGCGAGGTGAAGATCATCGACTTCGGCGCCGCCCAGTCCACGCTCAAGGAGGCGCAGACGGCGCCCAGCGTGGTGATGGGCAGCATCGCGTACATGGCGCCGGAGCAGGCGCGCAAGAAGCCCGTGGACCGGCGGGCCGACGTGTACGCCACGGGCGTGGTGCTCTGGGAGCTGCTCGCCTGGCACCCGCTGCCGCAGAAGGGGGATGTCGTCGAGCGCTGGAAGCGCGCGGCCTACCCCAGATGGGAGCCGCCGGGACAATACCGCCAGGGGCTGCCGCCGGAGGTGGACGCGGTGGTGTTGAAGGCCCTGTCCGCCGAGCCCGGCGCCCGCTTCCCGGATGCGGTGGCGCTCGCCGAGGCGTTGCGCGCCCTGCGGGAGAAGTACGCGCCCGGGGTGGACGACGCGGACCTGGCGCGGCTGATGGGCGAGGCCTTCCCCAAGGAGAAGGCGGTGGAGGACGAGGTGCTCGCGGAGCTGTTGCGCGCCAATCCCTCGCCCCAGCATCCGCTCTCCGAGAAGGAGCTGCCCACCTTCGCGCCCCCCACCGCGCTGGCCTTCGAGCACCGGGCGCTCGACGCGCCTGCGGACTTCGTGCCCTCCGCCGAGGTGGAGCTGGTGGAGGAGTCCCGGCCCCGGACACCGGCTTCCGTCGAGGCCCGGACCCAGACGCCGGCGACCTCGCGCGAGGTGCGGGTGGCCTTCGACGTGGATGTCACCGGTGAGGTGGCGGTGGCGGGACGGGACGGGACGTCTGGGCTGGTGCAGGCCATCGAGGAGGGCGGCGAGGACGAGGCGCCCGTGCCGGCCAGCGCTACGTCCCGGGCGTGGGGGATCGCCGCCGGGCTGTTCCTCGCCGCGCTCGTGGCGGGTTTCCTGGCCATGTGGCTGTTTCGGTGATGTGAGCGGGGGTCGCATCCAGCGGCCCCCCGTTCCTCGCGGTTCAGCTCCGCTTCTCCGGTCCTTTAGGGGAGGCTGCTTCCGAGGGAGCGACTCCTCACGGGGAATTTCGCGCTCTTCCCGGGGGCTATCTCGGATTGAACACTGCCGTGGGGCCGCTGTGGGACGGTATTTTTCGCCCCAGTCACCGCCGGGTCTCGTGTGTTACACGCGGCCTCCAGGAGGCATTCGTTGACCACTCGTATCCACGAGATTCTCAAGAAGTACCCTTCCGAGCTGCTCACTGAGTGGTTCACGTCCATGACGACCGGCGGGATGCGCCGCGACGCGCTGCTGAAGGAGGGCGAGCTGCGTGAGCAGTGCGCCGAGTTCCTCCGGCTGCTGACGCAGGCCACCGAGCACGGCAACGTCACCGACATCACCGGCAGCGGGTTCGCGTCCGTGCGGGACATGCTGGAGCGGCTGTCGCGCTCGCGCAGCCTGCAGGGCTTCTCCCCGTCCGAGACGGCCACCTTCATCTTCAGCTTCAAGCAGCCCCTGTTCGACCGGCTGCGCCGCGAGCTCGCCAGCCAGCCGGAGGCGGTGGCTGACGCGATGTGGGGTGCCACCCTCCTGCTGGACAAGATGGGCCTCTACACCACCGAGGTGCACCAGCGCACGCGCGAGGAGGTCATCGTCCGCCAGCAGCAGGAGATGCTGGAGCTGTCCACCCCCGTGGTGCAGATGTGGGACCGCATCGTCGCCCTGCCGCTCATCGGCACGCTGGACAGCGGGCGCACCCAGACGGTCATGGAGACGCTGCTGCAGCGCATCGTGGAGACGGGCGCGGAGATCGCCATCATCGACATCACCGGCGTGCCCACCGTGGACACGCTCACCGCCCAGCACCTCATCAAGACGGTGACGGCCACCCGCCTCATGGGCGCCGAGTGCGTCATCAGCGGCATCCGGCCTCAAATCGCCCAGACCATCGTCCACCTGGGCGTGGACCTCGCGGGGGTGGTGACCAAGTCCAGCCTGGCCGGAGCCTTCAGCTGGGCCCTCAAGCGCCTCAATCAGAGCCTCGGCAGCCAGGGACAGCGCGCGCCGGGCAAGGTCTAGGGGGCCCCATGGAGCGCATTCCCATCCTCCGCATGGGCAAGGTCCTGCTGGTCACCATCCAGGTGGACATGCATGACCAGCTCGCGGTGACCCTGCAGGATGACCTGACCGCGAGGATCGTCGAGACCGGCGCTCGCGGTGTCCTCATCGACATCTCCTCGTTGGAGGTGGTCGACTCCTTCATCGGCCGCATCCTGGGGAACATCGCCACCATGGCGCGCGTGCTGGACGCGCAGACGGTGGTGGTGGGCATGCAGCCGGCCGTGGCCATCACCCTGGTGGAACTGGGCATGTCCCTGCCCGGAGTTCGCACCGCGCTCAACGTGGAGAAGGGCATGGCCCTGCTCCAGGCCTCCATCAAGGCCGACGAGGCCGAGCCAGAGGTCCTGGATGCAAGTCTTGAGGACTGAGGTCATGCCCATCCGCTCGTCTCAGGACCTGGTGGTGGTGCGCCAGGCGGTGCGCACGTGGTCGGCCGAGCTCAAGTTCAGCCTCGTGGAGCAGACGAAGATGGTGACCGCCGCCAGCGAGCTGGCGCGCAACACCCTGGACTACGGCAAGGGAGGACAGGTGACCTTGCAGGTCCTCCAGGACGGGCTGCGCAAGGGGCTGCGCCTGTCCTTCGAGGACCAGGGGCCGGGCATTCCCGACATCGAGCTGGCGCTGCGTGACGGGTACACCACGGGTGGTGGCATGGGGCTCGGGCTGGGGGGCGCCAAGCGGCTCGTGAACGAGTTCGACATCGTCTCCAAAGTAGGGGAGGGAACCCGGGTCACGGTGACGCGATGGAAGTGAGCTCCACGGCGATTGCAGTCACGGAGAGCAGCCAGGCGGGCCATGCACGCCGGACGGCTTCCTCCCTGGCCGCCCGCCTGGGGTTCAACGAGGAGGCCCAGGGCAAGGTCGCGCTCGTGGTGAGCGAGGCGGCCAAGAACCTGGTCGCCCATGCGCGCGAGGGTTTCATCCTCCTGCGCCCGCTCCACGCCGGCCCCCACGTGGGCGTGGAGATGCTCGCGGTGGACAAGGGGCCGGGCATGGCGGACGTGGAGCGCTGCCTGCGCGACGGCTACTCCACCGCCGGTACCGGCGGCTCGGGGCTGGGCGCCATGCGGCGGATGGCCTCCCTCTTCGACATCCACTCCGTGCCCGGGGTGGGCACGGTGGTGCTGGCGCAGATGTGGTCCAGCAAGCCGCCTCCGTCCTCCGTGGACGTGGGCGTGGTGTGCGTGCCCAAGTCCGGCGAGGAGGTGTGCGGGGATTCCTGGGCGGTGGACACCAAGGGGGACCGCGTCTTCTTCCTCGTGGCCGATGGCCTGGGCCATGGGCCCGAGGCGGCGCGGGCCTCGCGCGCGGCGGTGGTGTCCTTCCTGGAGCAGGGCCCCAACGAGCTGGTGGAGCTGCTGCGGGGCATGCACCCGGAGCTGCACAGCACCCGGGGCGCGGCGGTGGCCCTCGCGGCGCTGGACGGGTCCCGGCTGCACTTCTCCGGGGTGGGCAACATCTCCGCGGCCGTGGTGTCGCCGGAGGGCATCCAGAGGATGGTCTCCATGAATGGGACGCTGGGCCACCAGTCGCACCGCATGCAGCAGTTCAGCTACACGTGGGGTCCGGGGTCCACCCTGGTGATGTGCTCGGACGGGCTGGCCACCCAATGGCGGTTGGACGGCTACCCCGGGCTGCTCGCCCGTCATCCCAGTCTGGCGGCCGGTGTGCTGTACCGGGACTTCGCCCGGGGCCGGGACGACGCGACCGTGCTGGTGGCGCGAGTGGCGGCCGGTGGGGGCTCGCCTTGAGCTCCTCTCTCTTCCAGGCCGAGCTGCGCACCGGACAGGACGTGGTGAACACCCGGCAGCGTGGGCGCCACATCGCCCAGGCCCTGGGCTTCGACGGGCAGGATCAGGTGCGCATCGCCACCGCCATCTCCGAGGTGGCACGGCTCGCCGCTTCCAGCTCCAACGGCCACATCGAGTTCCTCCTGGAGGATTCGCCCGTGCCTTCCCTGCTCGTGCGGGTGAAGGCATCGGCGTCCAACGATGGGCTCGTCGCGGGCAGTACGCCGGACACGCTCCGGCCGGGCCCCGCGCTCGCTCCCGCGCAGCGGTTGATGGACCGGGTTGCGCTGCGGCCGGACGGCGAGGGCTGGCTCCTGCTGGAGATGGCCCAGCGTCTGCCGCGTGCCATCTCTCCGGCCACCCAGGTGGTGCAGGAGCTGCGCGGCGAGCTGGAGCGGCAGCGGCGGGCCAGCGCCGCGGACGAGCTGCAGCGGCAGAACGAGGAGCTGCTGCGCACGCTCGAGGAGCTGCAGGCGCGCAAGGCCGAGGTGGAGCGGCTCAACCGAGAGCTGGAGGAGACCAACCGCGGCGTGGTGGCCCTCTACGCCGAGCTGGAGGAGAAGGCCGAGGCGCTGCGCCGGGCCTCGGACATGAAGACGCGCTTCATCTCCAACGTGAGCCACGAGCTACGCACCCCCATCAGCTCCGTGCTCAACCTGTCGCGGTTGATGTTGGACCGCATCGACGGGCCGCTCAACACCGAGCAGGAGAAGCAGGTCCTCTTCATCCGCAAGTCCGGCGAGGCGTTGCAGGAGCTCATCGACGACCTGCTGGACCTGGCGAAGATCGAGTCCGGCCGGGTGGAGGTGCTGCCCACGCACTTCTCCGTGACGGAGCTGTTCGGCGCGCTGCGCGGGATGCTCCGGCCGCTGCGCGTGCACGAGGGCGTCTCGCTCGTCTTCGAGGAGCCGCAGGGCCTGCCGGAGCTGCACACCGACGAGCGCAAGCTGTCGCAGATATTGCGCAACCTCGTCTCCAACGCGCTCAAGTTCACCCAG is a window from the Archangium lipolyticum genome containing:
- a CDS encoding ATP-binding response regulator yields the protein MSSSLFQAELRTGQDVVNTRQRGRHIAQALGFDGQDQVRIATAISEVARLAASSSNGHIEFLLEDSPVPSLLVRVKASASNDGLVAGSTPDTLRPGPALAPAQRLMDRVALRPDGEGWLLLEMAQRLPRAISPATQVVQELRGELERQRRASAADELQRQNEELLRTLEELQARKAEVERLNRELEETNRGVVALYAELEEKAEALRRASDMKTRFISNVSHELRTPISSVLNLSRLMLDRIDGPLNTEQEKQVLFIRKSGEALQELIDDLLDLAKIESGRVEVLPTHFSVTELFGALRGMLRPLRVHEGVSLVFEEPQGLPELHTDERKLSQILRNLVSNALKFTQRGEVRVSVASGPNDTVVFSVRDTGVGIAPEDQERIFEEFVQVEGPHQQGVKGTGLGLPLSRRLAELLGGALTVDSQPGQGSTFHAAVSRDYTQRQKGQGEEDGSSQTLERDSTHARTVLIIDDDEVARYLLQRLLGEASLQFHEAATGPEGLRLAGEVRPAAILLDMSLPGMDGFEVLEALRREPSTRQIPVIIHTSRSLTEQERGRLLPHVVGILSKSGLTREMALELIQRALSSSGHRPGGSSPPT
- a CDS encoding serine/threonine-protein kinase, with product MDKASEQEALARPESIPFGSYTLVRRIGYGGMGEVFLAREEGPGRACVVKKVLRGLAGNPQFLARFRDEARVVVRLSHPNIARVWAMGEVAGELYLAMEYVQGKTLNRLAWRLRKQGRVLPLGLVLLIGERMCQGLAHAHDVTDEHGQPLHLVHRDLSPANVCISYAGEVKIIDFGAAQSTLKEAQTAPSVVMGSIAYMAPEQARKKPVDRRADVYATGVVLWELLAWHPLPQKGDVVERWKRAAYPRWEPPGQYRQGLPPEVDAVVLKALSAEPGARFPDAVALAEALRALREKYAPGVDDADLARLMGEAFPKEKAVEDEVLAELLRANPSPQHPLSEKELPTFAPPTALAFEHRALDAPADFVPSAEVELVEESRPRTPASVEARTQTPATSREVRVAFDVDVTGEVAVAGRDGTSGLVQAIEEGGEDEAPVPASATSRAWGIAAGLFLAALVAGFLAMWLFR
- a CDS encoding ATP-binding SpoIIE family protein phosphatase yields the protein MEVSSTAIAVTESSQAGHARRTASSLAARLGFNEEAQGKVALVVSEAAKNLVAHAREGFILLRPLHAGPHVGVEMLAVDKGPGMADVERCLRDGYSTAGTGGSGLGAMRRMASLFDIHSVPGVGTVVLAQMWSSKPPPSSVDVGVVCVPKSGEEVCGDSWAVDTKGDRVFFLVADGLGHGPEAARASRAAVVSFLEQGPNELVELLRGMHPELHSTRGAAVALAALDGSRLHFSGVGNISAAVVSPEGIQRMVSMNGTLGHQSHRMQQFSYTWGPGSTLVMCSDGLATQWRLDGYPGLLARHPSLAAGVLYRDFARGRDDATVLVARVAAGGGSP
- a CDS encoding STAS domain-containing protein; amino-acid sequence: MTTRIHEILKKYPSELLTEWFTSMTTGGMRRDALLKEGELREQCAEFLRLLTQATEHGNVTDITGSGFASVRDMLERLSRSRSLQGFSPSETATFIFSFKQPLFDRLRRELASQPEAVADAMWGATLLLDKMGLYTTEVHQRTREEVIVRQQQEMLELSTPVVQMWDRIVALPLIGTLDSGRTQTVMETLLQRIVETGAEIAIIDITGVPTVDTLTAQHLIKTVTATRLMGAECVISGIRPQIAQTIVHLGVDLAGVVTKSSLAGAFSWALKRLNQSLGSQGQRAPGKV
- a CDS encoding anti-sigma regulatory factor: MQVLRTEVMPIRSSQDLVVVRQAVRTWSAELKFSLVEQTKMVTAASELARNTLDYGKGGQVTLQVLQDGLRKGLRLSFEDQGPGIPDIELALRDGYTTGGGMGLGLGGAKRLVNEFDIVSKVGEGTRVTVTRWK
- a CDS encoding STAS domain-containing protein, whose amino-acid sequence is MERIPILRMGKVLLVTIQVDMHDQLAVTLQDDLTARIVETGARGVLIDISSLEVVDSFIGRILGNIATMARVLDAQTVVVGMQPAVAITLVELGMSLPGVRTALNVEKGMALLQASIKADEAEPEVLDASLED